From a region of the Chrysemys picta bellii isolate R12L10 chromosome 7, ASM1138683v2, whole genome shotgun sequence genome:
- the BLOC1S2 gene encoding biogenesis of lysosome-related organelles complex 1 subunit 2 produces the protein MATAAAAEGPPEARVQVAKQDPAVETAEEAKEPAEADINELCKDMFNKMATYLTGELTATSEDYKLLENMNKLTSLKYLEMKDIAVNISRNLKDLNQKYAGLQPYLEQINLIEEQVAALEQAAYKLDAYSKKLEAKYKKLEKR, from the exons ATGGCAACCGCCGCCGCTGCCGAGGGTCCGCCGGAGGCCCGGGTGCAAGTAGCCAAAC AGGATCCTGCTGTGGAGACAGCGGAGGAAGCTAAGGAACCAGCAGAAGCAGATATCAATGAGCTTTGTAAGGATATGTTTAACAAAATGGCCACTTACTTAACAGGTGAACTGACAG CCACCAGTGAAGACTACAAACTCCTGGAAAACATGAACAAGCTGACTAGCTTGAAATATCTGGAAATGAAAGATATTGCTGTAAACATTAGTCGAAACCTGAAGGACCTAAATCAAAAAT ATGCTGGTCTTCAGCCGTATCTGGAACAAATCAACCTAATCGAAGAGCAAGTGGCAGCTCTTGAGCAGGCAGCCTACAAGCTGGATGCCTATTCGAAAAAGCTTG AAGCAAAGTACAAAAAACTGGAGAAACGATGA